From the Kallotenue papyrolyticum genome, the window AGGCCGATCAGGTCGTGGCGCACGTCTTCGAAACCCTGGGCGAGCAGCTCGGCTCCAAGGAAGAGCCGATGTACTGGATCCAGTTCAACGAGCTGCTGCTGGGCGTCAACGTGCTGCGTCCCATGTCGTCCGCCTACCTGGAGCAGGTGCTGCGCCAGGATGCGGCCTACTACGCCGACGAGACAACCGTAGGCGCCTGGTACTACAAGCCCGCGCCCGAGGAGCAGCGCGCCGAGGATGAGTCCGAGGCCGAGGACGACGAGGAGGAGTAAGCACCCGCGGGGATGCCGGTGGAGCACCCGCTCCACGGGCATCTACCTTTAATTTTTAAAACTATGAGTCGCATGCGCGAGATTGTGCGCCATCTGGGCGATACCAGCCGGCCGCTCAAGCGGCGTGAGCTACGCCAGCTCAACGATATTGGCGAGCAGGCTCGGCCAGAGTTCGCAGCGGCCTGGCGCGAGGTGGCGCTGAGTCGCCGGCGTGAGATCGCCACGGCGCTGGTGGAGCTGGCCGAAGATAACGTCGAGTTCGATTTTCGCGACGTGTTCCGCGTGCTGATCGACGACGGCGATGCCGATGTGCGCCTGGCGGCGGTCGAAGGATTGTGGGAAGACGAACGCCTCAGCACCCTGCGCGCGCTGCTGCCGCTGCTGGACGGCGATGCCGCTGATGAAGTGCGCGCAGCGGTGGCGCTAGCGCTGGGCCGCTTCGCCTACCGTGCCAGCCTGGATGAGCTGCCCGTGCAGGTAGGGGCGGAGCTGCGCGCGGCGCTGCTGGCGGCGGCGACCAACGTTGATCTGGCTGAGGAGGTGCGCCGGCGCGCCCTGGAGAGCCTGGGCTACTTCAGCGATGAGGAGGTCACGCAGGTGATCGCCCGGGCCTATGCTTCGGGGCAGCGCCGCCTCAAGGAGAGCGCGCTGGCCGCCATGGGCCACAGCATGGATCCGCGCTGGCTGCCGATCGTTGCCGCCGAGCTTCAAAGCTCCGAACCGGCCTTGCAGTATGAGGCGGCGCGCGCCAGCGGCGAGCTGGGCGAGGCGGCGGCCGGGCTGGTGGCGCTGCTGACGCCGCTGGCCAATGGCGAGGATGTCGAAGTCGCGCAGGCGGCGATCTGGGCACTGGGCCAGATCGGCGGCGCGCAGGCTGAACGTGCGTTGAAGCGGCTGCTGCGCAGCGATCGTCCGGTGATCCAGCAGGCTGCCGAGGAGGCGCTGGCCGAGCTATCGCTCGACGACCTCCAGTTTGGCTTCTAGGCGCCTAGCCCGCTCCTGTCCGGCATGCTGCTGGCTACGCTCGATCAGGCGCGCGCTTACGACCACCTGCTGATCGCGCCCCACCTCGACGATGCCGCGCTCTCGTGTGGCGGGCTGATCGCGCGCTTGGTGGACGCCGGCGCGCGCGTGCTGGTGGTGACGCTGTGCGCCGGCGATCCACCGCCGGAGGCTGCGCTCTCGCCCTTTGCCCGCTACCTGCATCGCGCCTGGGACCTGGGCGCGCAGCCCATGCAGCGGCGCCGCGCCGAGGATGCCCGCGCGCTGGCAATCCTGGGCTGCGACGGTCTGCAGCTCGAGCTGCTCGACGCGCCCTACCGCTGCGCGCGCTACG encodes:
- a CDS encoding HEAT repeat domain-containing protein, with amino-acid sequence MREIVRHLGDTSRPLKRRELRQLNDIGEQARPEFAAAWREVALSRRREIATALVELAEDNVEFDFRDVFRVLIDDGDADVRLAAVEGLWEDERLSTLRALLPLLDGDAADEVRAAVALALGRFAYRASLDELPVQVGAELRAALLAAATNVDLAEEVRRRALESLGYFSDEEVTQVIARAYASGQRRLKESALAAMGHSMDPRWLPIVAAELQSSEPALQYEAARASGELGEAAAGLVALLTPLANGEDVEVAQAAIWALGQIGGAQAERALKRLLRSDRPVIQQAAEEALAELSLDDLQFGF